The Chitinophaga sp. H8 region CCCTTCCCGGTATTTGATCTGGGTAGTATTATATACATCTTGTGCCAGCGCCATATTCTTTTCCTGTGATTCCAGTGTTAACACATTATTCCGGAGTGTGGAAGCTGATTGCTCCTGCTGAAGATCTATGCTCTGCCGCAGGTTTTCCATAGACACTTCCGATTTTTTCACAGCCAGAAATGCCTGATCTACCTGCCGTTTCCGCTGAAAACCACTGAATATGGGAATGGAGAGATTTAATCCGTATCCTACATATCCGTACCACATCTCACTGTTAAAATAATTGAACTTATTACTGGCCCTGGAAACCCCTCCTGTACCAAAGAGAGATAAGGTGGGTAGTCCTTTCATCTTATATCTTTTCAGATCATATTCATTGGCCTTCTTTTGTGCATCCAGCAACTGGTATTCTATCCGTTGTGTGTAGTCAAAATCGGTTATCTCTGCAACCCCTGCTTTTATCTGGCTGGTAGACAAAGAGTCTGTCAACTCAATCTGTTGTTTGATCGGCATACCCATCTGGTATTTCAGTGCTGCGGTGCCTACTTCCAGTAAGTTCTTTAATTTGGTCTGTTCAGTACGCAGATTTGTCAGCTGTACCATCAGCCGGTCTACATCCAGTTTTTCTACCAGTCCGTTATCATAAGACACCTTTACTTCGTGCAGCATTTTTTCCAGGTTAGTAATATTCCCTTCCAGGATACTCAGCGCCTTCCTGCCGGAAAGTACATTGTAATAAGCCTTATATACCGCTTCTTTCACATCCACTTCTGTTTTCTGTACATTCTTCCGCACCAGGTCTTCCAGAGTTTTCCTGGCCTGTAAGGCTACCAGTACACTTGGATCAAACAGTGTTTGATTGAGCTTTACTTCGCCCACCGCATTGTATTTCAATCCAAACTCAAAAGGTACCAGTGTACCTTTAGGAACACTGGGATCAAAATTGGAAGCGTCTATTAATTGTTTCTGAATAATGGGATTATCCTGGTACATACCATTTGCAGACAAAGACGGTAAGGCCATTCCACTTACTTCTTTATTTTTGGCTAATTGTATCAGCTCGTCCAGTTTGGCTGTTTTGACTGCTGTCTGATTAGCCAGTGCAAATTCCACTGCCTGCTGGGCAGACAATGGTACTACTCCCGGGGTAATAGGTTGTTGGGCCTGTGCCCGGCTAATCATCATCAACAGCAGCACCAGGCATGCGATACCGGTGTGCCTTCTTTTTAGTTGCATATTGCTTATTTGGTTTGCGATAGTTGTTTGTACTTTTCGATAAGTTTATACCCTTTCATCGAGGCCACACCATATAGAAAATGTTCCAGCAACTCTCTCTGCACCTGGCTCAGGTCCCATCCCGAAATGGGAAACGCCTCTGGTTGAAAACAAAGCATGGCTGATGATACCCGGAATAAGGTCATGATATCTACATTGATATCTGCCCGGTAGATCCCCTCTTTAATCCCACGTTCCAGGTTTTCACGCACGGTATTATGCAGGTAATTGTTCCGGTATTCCTGAAATACCTGGTATGCCTTGGCATGAAACTTTTGCAGGTCCAGCATTACTACCGGGTTCATATTCCGGAATAGCTGTTCCAGTGTTTTCATTACCAGGAACAATTCCTGGATAGCATCCGAGGACCTGTCCCGGTTAGTAGCACAATTTTCCTCCATCATCTTCAGCTCGCGCGATATAGCATTTACCACCAGATCATCCTTATCCGCAAAATGGGCGTACAAAGTTTTCTTTGAAATGCCCATCTTGTTAGCAATGTCGTCCATGGTAATAGACCTCGTGCCATACTGCCTGAACAGGCCGAAAGCCGTGTCTAATATGCGCTCCTGTACTTCCATATATGTATCTTCTATAACAGATTTATGCTATGCTCACACAAAACTATGGAAACTTTTTAAACTACCAAAGTTTCCAGCACGTTTTTATTGTATACTTGGGCCAAATCATTCTAAAGGGGTGGATAACAATTATTTGCACAAAAACATAATACGTTTTACCCGGGTTATTTAGTATATTAGGATGATGCCATCCAATCATAACCGCATACAAATTCTTTATTTCCACGGTGGGCCGGGGTTTAATTCAAATCCTGAAAAGCACCTGCTTTCAGCACCATTTGCGGCGGCGGGCATTGAGTTACATTTATGGAATGAGCCTTCCATTCTTCGCCCGGAAGGGCCGCTTTATGAGCATGCACATGCCTTCTATAATTATCTTGAGCAGGCAGAACAGTTTCTGTTACAGCATTACCGGGGCACTCCCCTGGTTATAATGGCACATGCCTTTGGCGCTCAGGCCGCCTGTTTTTTATGCAACCGGCATCCGGAACTGATCAGGCAGGTATTTTTTATCGCTCCCGACATCTCTGTTACCCATGCCGATATTCACCGGTTTCATCATATGATCAGCTATTACCGGGGCAAAAAGGATAAACGGGCGGATATATTATCGGAAACACTGCGTTATTATAATGGTAAAATGGATGCTGCCACACAGAATGCATTCCTGCTGATGTACGACAGTGGCTGCCTGTTTGATTACTACTGGCATGATAAGCAGCAAATGGCCTCCTTTCTTTCCTGGTATCAGCCTGCTGAATATAATATTGATGCCACTGCCTTCTTTGGCGTACGTCAGTCCTGGCATCCTGTTCAGATGCGTCCCTCTGCCATACCAGCCGCAGCCATATTTGGCATGCACGATATTATTATCTCCCGGGAATCTGAAACCAGCCTGCTGCAGCAATGGTGGCCACAGCTGGATACCTATGAACTGGAAGCTACTGCCCACTATCCGCATATAGAAGCTACAGATGCCGTATTAAAGCTGTTATTACACGCATGATCCCGCTCTCATTAATGGAAAATAATGTCTAATTTTGCGGTGTCTGCACATCTTAAAATATGTCTCCTAAATTGAAACTCAAGGTACTTGCCTCCCGCATATTACGTTATTTCTTCCAGGGATTACTGATACTTGCGCCTATTGGTATTACTGCACTGACCCTGTATTGGGCCTTCGTGACCATTGACAATATTATTCCCAAGGAATTCATCCCGGAAGGTGCTCCCTTTGAATTTTTACGCTACAAAGGTGTAGGATTTGCGCTGGTGCTGATCCTGGTGATAGTGGTGGGCTATCTCAGTTCTTCGTTTATTATTGGCCGTATTTTCGACCTGTTCGACCACCTGCTGGAACGTACGCCTTTTATCAAATACATCTACACTTCTATCAAGGATGTCTTTGATGCTTTTGTGGGTGATAAAAAGAAATTTGACCATCCTGTGCTGGCCCAGATCTATGGGGTAGATGTATGGGAAATTGGTTTCATCACGCAGACAGATGTCAGCAACCTGGGTATGGAAGGTTATCTGGCGGTATATGTACCACATGCCTATGCCATTACCGGTAAGGTGTTTATTGTACCTAAGGAAAAAGTAAAACCACTGGAAAACATTTCTGCAGGTGAAGCGATGAAGTTTGCCGTAAGCGGTGGGGTCACTAACGTAGTACGCAGGGAAACCGAAGACCCCGGAGTATAACCGGGGCATATCACTATAGCACACCTTCCACATTAACTTACAGTTAACGGCTGATTGAAAAAAAATAACCAGGTTTGCAAGACTGCTGCTATCCTAGCAGCAGGTATGTTTTGTTATTCACCTGTAAAATCAACCGTATGTTAACCCTCCACCCCCGTTGTTGCCTGCTGCTGATACTGATTTTTTCCGTATTACCTTTAAAGTTATCTGCCTGGGGATTCTTTGCTCACAAGCGTATCAACAGGCTGGCCGTCTTTTGCCTGCCTCCCGAAATGCTGGTCTTTTACAAGGCTAACCTGGAATATATTACCATCCATGCCGTAGACCCCGACAAGCGGAGGTATGCCTTAGCGGGGGAAGGTGCCCGGCACTTTATCGACCTGGACTATTACGGTATGCCTCCCTTCAACCTCCTGCCGCGGTCCTGGAGCCAGGCCGTAACCCGGTATAGTGCAGATACCCTGCAACGTTACGGGGTATTGCCCTGGCACCTGGAAACGATGCTGGCCAGGCTTACCCGCGCCTTTGAAGCCCGGGATCCCGCACGGATTCTTAAATTATCCGCCGACCTGGGGCATTACATGGCCGACGCCCATGTACCCCTGCATGTCTGCAGTAACCATAATGGCCAGCTGACCGGCCAGCACGGCATCCATGCATTGTGGGAAACCCGGACCCCCGAACTCCTGGCCGACCGTACCTTCAGCTACTGGGCAGGAAAAGCTACCTATATTGAGTATCCCCGCCAGTATATCTGGCAAATTCTGATAGCCAGTGCGCAAGCTGCAGATACTGTGTTGCAATATGAAAAACAGCTGCGTAATACTTTCCCATCCGGACAACGGTATGCTTTTGAAAACAGGAACGGGGTATTACTCAGAAATTACGCAGAAGCGTATACGAAAGCCTATCACCGGTCAATGGGTAATATGGTGGAACGCCGGATGCAAGGCGCTATCGCAGCCGTGGCGGCCTTTTGGTACACTGCATGGACAAATGCCGGCCAGCCATCCTTAAAAACATTTACCCGTATTACCACCTCTCCGGAAGACGAAGCTGCCTTCCGGCAGTTGAATCTCCAATGGCAACGCGGTAAAATCCTTGGCAGGGAACATGACTAAACTCCTTATTAACAGTCCTTTTCAGTCATAACAGATTAACTGTTAAAATATTTATTATTAAAAGGGATTATTAATGAAAGATATTTTATCTTTGTTTATACCATCCTTTTTAACCTTGTCCTATACCTCAGATCTTACATCTGGTGCTTGAAAAGCCAAACTTTTTTTTCCGTTCCTTAGAAAAACCAAACATAGTGGAAAGAGCTAACAATGAATTTAATCTAGATCGCAACATGAAGGTGCACAATTTTAACGCAGGTCCTTCTGTATTACCCAATGAGGTGTTGTACAAAGCCAGCAAAGCCCTGATCGACTTTGAAGGTTCAGGAATGTCTATACTGGAAATCGGTCACCGTACTTCGCCGTTTATAGCGGTGATGGAAGAGGCCCGCAGCCTGGTAAAGGAACTGATGCAACTGGAAGACGACTTTGAGATCCTGTATTTACAAGGCGGCGCTACTATGCAATTCCTGCAGGTACCTATGAATCTCCTCGAAAATGGTGATACGGCAGCTTATGTGGATACCGGTGTTTGGTCCAACAAAGCCATCAAGGAAGCCAAATCATTTGGATTTGTAGATGTAATCGCCTCTTCCAAAGAGAGCAACTACAATCACATTCCCAAACAATTTAATATTCCGCCCCAGGCCAAATATCTTCATATTACCACTAATAATACCATTTATGGTACGCAGTGGCAAATGACACCTGTTACTGATGTGCCCCTCGTGGCAGACATGAGTAGCGATATCCTGAGCCGCAGCATGGACTTCAACAAGTTTTCGCTGATCTATGCAGGGGTACAGAAAAATATGGGAGCCGCTGGTGCCACCATGGTAGCTGTGCGTAAAAGCATGCTGGGTAAAATTACCCGCAAAATACCTACCATCATGGATTACAAGCTGCATATCGAAAATGGTTCCATGCTCAATACCCCACCGGTATTTGCAGTATATATCTCCATGCTTACCCTTCGCTGGCTGAAAGAACAAGGTGGCATTACAGCTATTGAAAAAATCAATGATAAGAAAGCTGCAATGCTGTATGATGAAATAGATCATAATCCCCTGTTCCGTGGTACTGTTGCCAAGGAAGACCGCAGTAAGATGAATGTTTGTTTCATTATGGACAAACCGGAAATGGAAGAGGAATTCCTGAAATTCTGCGCAAAAGAAGATATCGTGGGTATCAAAGGCCATCGCTCTGTAGGTGGGTTCCGTGCCTCCCTTTACAATGCGTTGCCGCTTGAAAGTGTAGAAGTAATGGTGGAAGCCATGAAGTACTTCAGCCTTAAAAAGGCATAATGATCTGCCGCTATACTTATGATAGCAGCATCATAACATAGGTTTACCCCTGAACTCCGACACATTCAGACGTTGATTAACCACATAAATTAAACAGGCTTTGGAATATATTCCAAAGCCTTTCTTTATTTTTATAACATAGTATCACATTACTCACGCATCTTTAATTCATAGCTATGGCCATTATCAGACCGTTTAAAGGATTAAGACCACAAGAGGCATTAGCTGCCAAAGTAGCAGCACGACCATATGATGTGCTTAGCGCTGCTGAAGCCAAAACAGCTGCTGCCGGTAATCCCTACGCTTATTATCATGTGTCAAAATCTGAAATAGATTTACCTGATGATACGGATGTGCACAGCCAACCCGTATATGATAAAGCCGCCGCCAATCTGCAACGTTTTATCCAGGAAGGCACTTTATTGCAGGATACTACCCCCCATTATTATATTTACAAATTAATAATGGATGGCCGCGCACAGGTAGGACTGGTATGTGCTTCCGCTATTACCGACTATAATACCGGCATTATCAAAAAACATGAGTTTACCCGCCCCGACAAAGAACTGGACCGGATCAATCATATTAAAACCACCCGGGCACAAACCGGTAATGTATTCCTGGCATATAATGACGTCCCTGAGCTGAATGTGATCATTGACCACTGGCAGCAAAGCCAGTCACCGGCATACGATTTTACTGCAGATGATGGTATCCGGCATACCGTATGGGTCATAAATGACCCGGCCACCGTGCAGGACATCACCGTGCTCTTTGCACAAAAGGTACCCTGCACCTACATTGCCGACGGCCATCATCGGGCTGCTTCTGCGGCACTGGTACAAAGAGAGTTCCAGGAAAAGGGAATGATAAAGTCGGCCGAAGACCCGGCCAATTTTTTCCTGACCACCATCTTTCCTGCCAGCCAGTTGGCCATACTGGACTATAATCGCGTAGTAAAAGACCTCAATGGTCTCAGCAAAGCTGAATTATTATCCAGGCTGGATTATGATTTTACAGTAGAGGCCATTGGCCATTTGCCACAACAGCCGGCTATGCTGCATGAATTCAGTATGTACCTGGATCATACCTGGTACCGCCTCGTAGCCCGGGAAGGCACCTACACCACCGATCCTATTGGTATCCTGGACGTAACCATCCTGCAGCAAAATGTATTAGACAAGCTCCTGGGCATTAAAGACCAGCGTACTGATAAAAGGATCGATTTCGTAGGTGGTATCCGTGGCTTACAGGAGCTGGTAAAAAGGGTAGACAGCGGTGAAATGCAGGTCGCCTTTGCCCTGTACCCGGTTACCATCCAGCAGCTGTTTGATATCGCCGACAGTGGCCAGGTAATGCCCCCCAAAAGCACCTGGTTTGAACCTAAACTCCGGGACGGACTCCTCACCCACCTGATTGCATAATCTTCCCACATAAAAGAAAACCATGGGCTGACCAACCACTAATGGTCAGCCCATTTTTTATTCGGTACCTGACCATTCCTTGTTGCCATTTTAAACAATGCCTACCCTTGCATCCACTCCTTCACTTTAGGACAGCAGACACTGCTCTCCAATGATGTTTCCTTCCCTTTTCTCCGCCACCAGCTTGTAAACTTCAATCAGGATTACCCAACAACGAATGTAAACTCATAACAGGATTTATTAACAATAGGTGTAAACCTATAGCAGGACTAGACCAGGACTAGGCCTAACACTGCTATGGCACTACGTTTCAATAGGGATATCCCGTAGATATCCCGTATATATCCCGTATATGTCCCGTAGATATCCCGACAATGTAGCTAGTCGGGATATCTACGGGATATCTATGGAATATATGTGGCGGAGATATAACTTATACTATGGTAAACAAGGACGTAGCCATGGAAATGCATGCTGGATACCAGGAAGTATTCCTGCTCCGGCTTCATCATACCATAAAACATATCATCATTTTATTTTAAATAACTCAGCTTTAAACAGTTGGAGGCCATTCCTATCCCTGTAATTTTCCTTACTTTTACAACAAACGCAGACAGGAATGCATATGAGGTCATCTTTATTGAAAACATTACTGATTTTAGGATTGTTTTTTTCACAGACAGCCGTGGGGCAGGACGCTAAAGAGTTGTATAGTACAGCCAGCAACTTTATGCGGAGCGGGGATTATTCCAATGCTATCCTGGTATTAAACCAGGCATTACAACTGGAGCCCGATAATTACGAATATAAAAAGCAGCTGGGGTTTGCATTTTACCTCAAGGGGGATATGAACCGGGCCAAAAACATTATTGAACCGCTGCTCAATAAAAAAGAAGCAGATGTACAGATCTTCCAGATGGCCGGCAATATTTACCAGGCCCGGCAGGAATGGAAAACGGCCCAGAAATTATACGATCGCGGGATTAAAAAGTTTCCGGGAAGTGGGGAGTTGTACAATGATAATGGCTTATTGCTGCTCAATTTCAAGATGTTTGATGCCTCGCTGACCAACTGGATCAAAGGGATTGAAAAAGACCCGAATTTTCCGGGCAACTATTACAATGCCGCCCGTACCTATTACTATAGCAAGGATCCGGTATGGTGTATTCTATACGGGGAAATCTTCGTAAACCTGGAAAGCTATACCACCCGTACGGCAGAAGTACGGGATATGCTGATAGAATCTTATAAAAAGCTGTTTAACGATCCGGATATATTCAGCAGCATTATGCCGGAAGAGGATAGCAAAAAGAGCAGGAAGAAGTCCGGCGATTTTGTTGCCGCTTTCAAACAATCTATAGGCAAACAAATAGGTGTGGTAACAGGGGGTATTGATCCGGAAACGCTGATTATGCTGCGTACCCGTTTTCTGCTGGACTGGTACAGTACACATGCGGAAAAATTCCCTTTTGCGCTGTTCGATTTTCAGCGGAAGCTGTTGCGGGACGGGCTGTTTGAATCCTATAATCAATGGATCTTCGGACCAGTGGCCAATCAGGCAGCCTACAGGGCCTGGACCACCCTTCATAAGCAGGAGTATGACAAATTTACCCAATTCCAACGTAGTCATGCGTTTAAACTGAGGCCTGATGAATACTATAACGATGGGAAATTCACGTTATTGAGATAATGAAGCAGCTGGCGGGCCGTTATTGTGCAAATAACCAACAAATCTAAATACAGCATATGCTCGTTACGAAACACCAAAACACGATTGACAACGCGGTAAAAGCGAACCAGGAAAGAGTATTCTTTGCACAGTATCCTGAGCATCCTAAAGCCTATGGGGAAGAGGCCCCCGTCAAAGGCACTGAACGTTACCAGCAAATGCTGCATCAACCGTTCAAACAATTGCTGCAAACAGGCGAAACCGGCTGGGCAGGAGAAGAAACCTCTCCCTATACCCGGGAAAAGCTGGGTATTACCTACCCTATCTTTTCCGTAGAAGACCTGACTAAAAAAGCAGCGATTGCCGGAAAAGACTGGGCTGAAGTGCCTGTTGCCACCCGTGCTGCCATCCTGATTGAAACACTGGAAAAAGTAAAAGATCACTTCTTTGCCATTGCACATGCTACCATGCATACCACCGGCCAGAGTTATATGATGAGCTTCCAGGCTTCCGGCCCTCACGCCAATGATCGTGCCCTGGAAGCAATTGCTATGGGATATCAGGAACTACAGCGTTTTCCCTCCGAACTGATGTGGGAAAAGCCGATGGGTAAGATCAGCATCAAGCTGAAAAAGACCTTCCGCGCGATTCCTAAAGGCACCGGTCTGGTAATAGGCTGCTCTACCTTCCCGGTGTGGAACTCCTTACCAGGTATCTATGCAGACCTCATCACCGGCAACCCGGTTATTGTAAAACCGCATCCGCAGGCGGTATTACCTATTGCAATTGTGGTAGGTGCCATTCAGCAGGTATTGCAGGAAAATGGTGTAGATCCCAATTTATGCCAGCTGGCTGCCGATAGCACCGGACAGCTCATTACGAAAGACCTTTGCGAGCATCCGGCGATACGCCTCATTGACTATACCGGCGGAAGCGCTTTTGGCAATTATGTAGAAGGATTGCCCGGCAAAACCGTATTTACAGAAAAAGCAGGTGTGAACTCCGTTATCCTCGATTCCGTGAAAGACCTGGATGCCGTGACGCAAAACCTTGCCTTTTCCGTATCCCTGTATTCCGGACAGATGTGTACCGCCCCACAGAACTTTTTCATTCCCGAACAAGGCATTACCACCCCTTCGGGTATAGTACCTTTTAACGAAGTGGTACAAAAACTGAAAGATGCCGTAGTAAGCCTGACCACCAATCCAAAAATGGGTGCCGGTACTTTGGGCGCCGTACAAAATGATACTACCCTTAACCGGGCCAGGGAAATACATAACCTGGGAGGTAAAGTAATATTGGAAGGCACAGCGGTGTCCAATGAAGAATTTGGCAATGCACGGGTATGTGCTCCGGCTATACTGGAAGTAAGCAGCGCAGATACCCATATTTACGAGAAAGAATTATTCGGGCCGGTGATCTTACTGATTAAAACAAAAGATACCGCTCATGCGATACAGCTGGCCAGGCAAATGGCGCAGCAACACGGTGCTATTACCTGTGCTGCCTACACCACCAGCGAAACCACCAAAACACAGATAGCAGCTGCCATGAACAGTGTATTTACACCAGTGTCCTTTAACCTGACCGGGTTTATATGGGTGAACCAGCATGCTGCCTTTTCTGATTTTCATGTTACCGGCGGCAATCCGGCCGGCAATGCCAGTTTTACGAACCAGGAGTTTATTGTAAAACGCTTTGTTTGGGTAGGCAACCGCGAGTTGGCAGAATAGTATTCAGCCGGCAGTTTGCAGGGGAAGACGGAAGTTATACACTGCAAACTGCCGTTACCATAGGGCTGCAATTAAACTATAAACTCACTGAGGTATGCGGAATTTCATCGTACTGATCATCGCTATTTGCGGGCTCACGGCCTGCCAGGAAGCGCCTAAAGCAGACAAGGCCAAAGTAACCGATGCACAGATCGTGGAAACCGGTACAGGTCATCCCTATGTGGTAGATACCCTTACCAGCCGGGTAGCCTGGGTGGGCACCAAACCTACCGGCAAACACCAGGGGTATTTTAAGCTACTGAAAGGCACCATTTATGTAAAAGACAGCGCCATTAATGGGGGGAAGTTCATCATCAACATGCACTCCCTGGAAGATACTGACCTGGCAGCAGATCCTGCGATGAAAGTAAAACTGGAAAATGAACTGAAAGGCAACCTCTTCTTCGATGTAGATAAATATCCGGAAGCCACCTTCGAAATTACCTCCGTTACTACCTTCCGCCCGGCTGTTGGAGATGAAATACTGATGAAAGACGCTACCCATACCATCCAGGGTAATCTTACTATGAAAGATGTGATCAAAAACATTGCCTTCCCTGCAAAGATCTCCATCAATGCCAGTGAAATCCTGGCAAGTGCTACCTTCAATATGGACCGTACCCTATGGGGAATGACCTACCGGGCAGATAAATCCCTGCAGGATAAGCTGATCAACTCCATGGTCAACATCACGTTTACAATAAAGGCAGCCAGGTAGATTACAGGTGGGCAAAACGTGGCACCAGCGTAAAAAATACCGGGTAAAAACAATTAAATAGATTAAATTTAGTCATGCCTCTATCACTAAAAACTGATTACAATGGAAACTATTCAGCAAAGAGATGAGCGGTTATGGCGTATTGCCAAAGCCAGGGCCGGTTTTAAATCTCATCTCATTATCTATCTGGTAATAAATGCAGGATTCTGGGCCATCTGGTTCTTTACAGACAATCATAACTCCGGTACTCCCTGGCCCGTATGGCCTGGATTAGGCTGGGGCATTGGTTTAGCTTTTCAATACTTCAATGCCTTTCACCGGGATCCTTTTGGAGATACGTTGAAAGAGTATGAAAAACTACAGGCCGAACAAGAAAGACGGGGATTGTAATACGCTTCCCCTACACCAAATTATAGCAGCATGATGGATCAACCGCAAAGATTATTTGACGTTATCGCTTATCAACTCGAAAAATTCCCGAAGCAGGACATGCTGGTGGGAAAGGAGAATGGAGAATGGAAAAAATACAGCACACAGGATGTAGCAGACATTACCCGCAGATTCAGTTCCGGCCTGATAAGGCTGGGCATCAAAGCCGGTGATCCTACCAATGAAGGAAAAGACAAAATAGCGCTGATATCACCTAACCGCCCGGAATGGATCATCACTGACCTCGCCTGTCAGCAGATAGGCGCGGTACTTACTCCTATTTATCCTACCATCAGTGTACATGAACTGGAATTTGTACTGAATGATGCTGCTGCCAGTATCCTGTTTGTACAGGATAAAGAGATGCTGGATAAAGTACAGGAATTGCGTGGCAAGTTTCCCACTATCCGGGAGATATTCACGTTCAACAAAGTACCGGGTGCCCGTCATTGGACAGAAATACTGGACATGGCGCAGGAAGAAGACTTCCCCCGCATTGAAGACATAAAAAACAAGATCGGTAAAGACGAGCTTGCTACCATTATTTATACTTCCGGTACTACCGGTACGCCCAAAGGGGTAATGCTCAGCCATCATAATATTATGAGCAATGTAGAGGCCTGCGTGCCCTGCCTGCCGGTAAACAAGGACGCCAAAGCACTGAGCTTCCTGCCCCTGAACCACATATTTGAACGTACCGTTACCTATATCTATCTTACCTCCGGCGTTCCCATTTATTATGCGGAAAGCATGGATACTATTTCTGATAATCTCCGGGAGATAAAACCTACGATATTCAGTACGGTACCCCGCTTGCTGGAAAAAGTGTATGAAAAGATCATGGCCAAAGGGCTGGAGTTAAAAGGCATCAAACGTGCCTTGTTCTTCTGGTCGCTGGAGCTGGGCAAAAAATA contains the following coding sequences:
- a CDS encoding TolC family protein gives rise to the protein MQLKRRHTGIACLVLLLMMISRAQAQQPITPGVVPLSAQQAVEFALANQTAVKTAKLDELIQLAKNKEVSGMALPSLSANGMYQDNPIIQKQLIDASNFDPSVPKGTLVPFEFGLKYNAVGEVKLNQTLFDPSVLVALQARKTLEDLVRKNVQKTEVDVKEAVYKAYYNVLSGRKALSILEGNITNLEKMLHEVKVSYDNGLVEKLDVDRLMVQLTNLRTEQTKLKNLLEVGTAALKYQMGMPIKQQIELTDSLSTSQIKAGVAEITDFDYTQRIEYQLLDAQKKANEYDLKRYKMKGLPTLSLFGTGGVSRASNKFNYFNSEMWYGYVGYGLNLSIPIFSGFQRKRQVDQAFLAVKKSEVSMENLRQSIDLQQEQSASTLRNNVLTLESQEKNMALAQDVYNTTQIKYREGVGSSLEMSTAETDLLKAQNNYFTALYDAVVAKIEYLKSYGKL
- a CDS encoding TetR/AcrR family transcriptional regulator, which gives rise to MEVQERILDTAFGLFRQYGTRSITMDDIANKMGISKKTLYAHFADKDDLVVNAISRELKMMEENCATNRDRSSDAIQELFLVMKTLEQLFRNMNPVVMLDLQKFHAKAYQVFQEYRNNYLHNTVRENLERGIKEGIYRADINVDIMTLFRVSSAMLCFQPEAFPISGWDLSQVQRELLEHFLYGVASMKGYKLIEKYKQLSQTK
- a CDS encoding alpha/beta hydrolase yields the protein MMPSNHNRIQILYFHGGPGFNSNPEKHLLSAPFAAAGIELHLWNEPSILRPEGPLYEHAHAFYNYLEQAEQFLLQHYRGTPLVIMAHAFGAQAACFLCNRHPELIRQVFFIAPDISVTHADIHRFHHMISYYRGKKDKRADILSETLRYYNGKMDAATQNAFLLMYDSGCLFDYYWHDKQQMASFLSWYQPAEYNIDATAFFGVRQSWHPVQMRPSAIPAAAIFGMHDIIISRESETSLLQQWWPQLDTYELEATAHYPHIEATDAVLKLLLHA
- a CDS encoding DUF502 domain-containing protein is translated as MSPKLKLKVLASRILRYFFQGLLILAPIGITALTLYWAFVTIDNIIPKEFIPEGAPFEFLRYKGVGFALVLILVIVVGYLSSSFIIGRIFDLFDHLLERTPFIKYIYTSIKDVFDAFVGDKKKFDHPVLAQIYGVDVWEIGFITQTDVSNLGMEGYLAVYVPHAYAITGKVFIVPKEKVKPLENISAGEAMKFAVSGGVTNVVRRETEDPGV
- a CDS encoding zinc dependent phospholipase C family protein, with protein sequence MLTLHPRCCLLLILIFSVLPLKLSAWGFFAHKRINRLAVFCLPPEMLVFYKANLEYITIHAVDPDKRRYALAGEGARHFIDLDYYGMPPFNLLPRSWSQAVTRYSADTLQRYGVLPWHLETMLARLTRAFEARDPARILKLSADLGHYMADAHVPLHVCSNHNGQLTGQHGIHALWETRTPELLADRTFSYWAGKATYIEYPRQYIWQILIASAQAADTVLQYEKQLRNTFPSGQRYAFENRNGVLLRNYAEAYTKAYHRSMGNMVERRMQGAIAAVAAFWYTAWTNAGQPSLKTFTRITTSPEDEAAFRQLNLQWQRGKILGREHD
- the serC gene encoding 3-phosphoserine/phosphohydroxythreonine transaminase, with the protein product MKVHNFNAGPSVLPNEVLYKASKALIDFEGSGMSILEIGHRTSPFIAVMEEARSLVKELMQLEDDFEILYLQGGATMQFLQVPMNLLENGDTAAYVDTGVWSNKAIKEAKSFGFVDVIASSKESNYNHIPKQFNIPPQAKYLHITTNNTIYGTQWQMTPVTDVPLVADMSSDILSRSMDFNKFSLIYAGVQKNMGAAGATMVAVRKSMLGKITRKIPTIMDYKLHIENGSMLNTPPVFAVYISMLTLRWLKEQGGITAIEKINDKKAAMLYDEIDHNPLFRGTVAKEDRSKMNVCFIMDKPEMEEEFLKFCAKEDIVGIKGHRSVGGFRASLYNALPLESVEVMVEAMKYFSLKKA
- a CDS encoding DUF1015 domain-containing protein — its product is MAIIRPFKGLRPQEALAAKVAARPYDVLSAAEAKTAAAGNPYAYYHVSKSEIDLPDDTDVHSQPVYDKAAANLQRFIQEGTLLQDTTPHYYIYKLIMDGRAQVGLVCASAITDYNTGIIKKHEFTRPDKELDRINHIKTTRAQTGNVFLAYNDVPELNVIIDHWQQSQSPAYDFTADDGIRHTVWVINDPATVQDITVLFAQKVPCTYIADGHHRAASAALVQREFQEKGMIKSAEDPANFFLTTIFPASQLAILDYNRVVKDLNGLSKAELLSRLDYDFTVEAIGHLPQQPAMLHEFSMYLDHTWYRLVAREGTYTTDPIGILDVTILQQNVLDKLLGIKDQRTDKRIDFVGGIRGLQELVKRVDSGEMQVAFALYPVTIQQLFDIADSGQVMPPKSTWFEPKLRDGLLTHLIA
- a CDS encoding tetratricopeptide repeat protein is translated as MHMRSSLLKTLLILGLFFSQTAVGQDAKELYSTASNFMRSGDYSNAILVLNQALQLEPDNYEYKKQLGFAFYLKGDMNRAKNIIEPLLNKKEADVQIFQMAGNIYQARQEWKTAQKLYDRGIKKFPGSGELYNDNGLLLLNFKMFDASLTNWIKGIEKDPNFPGNYYNAARTYYYSKDPVWCILYGEIFVNLESYTTRTAEVRDMLIESYKKLFNDPDIFSSIMPEEDSKKSRKKSGDFVAAFKQSIGKQIGVVTGGIDPETLIMLRTRFLLDWYSTHAEKFPFALFDFQRKLLRDGLFESYNQWIFGPVANQAAYRAWTTLHKQEYDKFTQFQRSHAFKLRPDEYYNDGKFTLLR